The Phragmites australis chromosome 1, lpPhrAust1.1, whole genome shotgun sequence genomic interval CTAAGTTAAATATTTGTATTGTGAGATCCTTATGTCTCATATTTCATGGTTTGCGATGTTGCACTGTTGACCATGATGTCCACCTAGAGATGCTACGAGCTGGCTCAAGTTGCTTCTTAGGTTGTTTTGAATGGTAATACTAATAAAATTACATTTTGTTTTGGTTCCTGTCAGTGCTTCTCTGGGTTGTTTACAATCAATTTAGGAAGATTCTTCTATTCTTGTACAATTAAGAGTCGTTATAGATACAATTAATTTTCACCTTACTAAGATCAAGTGTTTCATCAAACTCTGTTTGAAATACAACATCTGAAATCACATGTCACACTAACTTTTCTTTAGACTCAAGATCAACATGCAGCTAGTCATGTATATAACAGCATCACTTATTGTTCCAGGATATATTTACACAAACCAGGCATGAACATGATCTCTACTCATGATTTGATTATGAGACCTGAGTTAGATAATTATATTGTTTGGTGTAATCATATTCCTCATAACAGGAGCACCTGATAGGATTTATTGGATGTGGCATTCTTGAAAATATGGGTGGAAACTGGAGAATGATACGGTAgagatttcattttttttttttttgcaattagAGGTCCTTGACTAACAATGTTTATTTTAGTGACTGACAGTACTAAAAGTTGTGAACTTAGTCCATTGCAATGTACAATATCACAGACTTATTTAGTTCTACTTTGATAATTTCTGTATTTAATTTTCTGATATTTACCTTAAATTGTGGGTAGCTTTGGTTTGAGGCAATTCACTTTTACCAGTTTGGTTTACTGAGAATGTTCGTGGGTATGATTCTTCATACCCGTATTAGATACATACTAACTACTGATGTGCAATCCTTTACAAGTGCAAGGAAACGTATTTTGTTATCTTATGTTATGTTTTGCATCTTCATGAGTTAGTAGTGATTGTTGACTTCAATTGGCATTACACTCATATTATTAGGGAGCCCGAGCACTTCGCCTAAATCATATACTCTTTGTCTAGGTAACCTGTAAAACGATTTCAGATTAGTGAAAGACATTTAGATTTAGAGGAGGCAGTGGCggtagaggaggagaggagacggTGGTAATAGGgggagaggcggaggtggcgagggaggggagggggaggctggTGGGGAGATAGCAAAGGAGAGTGTGGAGAGCCAtttaaatagtattttaattaatcattaagttgattatTTACATAGTCACGACCATAataattaactagaatactattTTGGTAGTCTcgacatgtgttttatgctaagatcggaacacacgtctttccaacatatattatcacaacaaaacttaataaagagcgatcaattatattatattttaagtCTTTAAAGGATTATCATTTACTACAATTTACAACGTACGATCACTTGGAGGATAAAAGAACAGTCTTTTACCTCCTAAACACCTAGAGGTATTACGCAGCGGAAAACAAAATCTATGGACAGCAAAAGATGGGTGGAGCCATTTGCCCTGAGACACCACCCCAAAACCTCATCACTCGAGTAGTTTACACTACTCCTTCCCATCATCTACATTTGCGGGCATGAAATAACCAAACACTAGCTTCTCCTCACCTGTAGCACCTAtaaaagcagcgtgagtacgaagatattcgtaagacttaattcataatgggacatataataacccgactccaatgATGATTTATTTGGATAAGTTAGCAAGAAAtcagccacaaggttaagtagattcatatgCAGAAGCAATTTTTGATACAaaagtgtgagcatctacacttaaccacATATACGTTTCTATCCTGAAACCTATAACACAAACATATCTGTAACAGAACTATTTTATCTCATCAATAGGCATCACCAACCATTCTCCAATATATCATCTCATTGTTTAATATCGGTACTCTACGATTGCTACAAATAGACAGAAGAACGCTCATGATCAAGAGCGCgttaatttgaattgttcttacaccctgtagttggtacatctttacccacatgactcgaggaccattcagcttgcatgaccacacaggcccACACAAGAGGTACTTGTATCAACCTTTCCTAAATAAACTTCAACCGTTTGAACAGATGAGTAGCAACAAAGATCATTTCAGAGTGTTAGTTCTTATTTCATTGTGTTGGTTAATATTTTTTGTCTAAAAAGATAATAGGTTTTACTGGGTTGCATGCAAGGCCAAAGAGGCAAGAGCAAATTAGAACCTTGGCTCATGATCTTGGAGCAAAAAAGCACCAGACCTTCTCTGTGGTTTGATCATAGTTTCAGCTCAATACTCTTCGGTAAATAACATCTTAGTCAGGCAACATTTGGCAATTAATTGCTTTGTCAGGATTGTGCCTCgtgtatatacaaatatatattgaGCTTGAGTTACACTCATCTTGTTGATTGCTTGAGCGAACTTATGTTGGTGTAAAATTTATGGGCAAAGTTCTGGAACAAGAGTTGATAAGTATACATGAATATCAAGTAatattagggtttttttttcatttcatgtCAAATTGTCAATTATTGAGTTGTAACGTAGTTATAATAAAAAATCACTCTTAGATCTGTTGATGTAAGCAATAgcttttatatatgtttgatatcattttttttattttttttatttccgtTGCAATGCACGAGCACTCAACTAGTAttgcaaaaacataaaaaatccaTATCAACGACGGGCAAAGAAAAGCTTTCATATTAGTTGCGCAGCTACTAAGTGAAGCATGCACGCACACACGCAATTTGTGTCACTTGTCCTTGGTGCTGAGCACAACGATGTAGGTCCTCTCACTGTTGTACGCTCTTGCACCGTCACTCCATGCCACACTAAGGCCCTCTCCAACAGGATCTacaaatttgaggattctagtgggggtactgtagcactagaaattcgTCTCCAACAGAATCTGTATTCAGTGATatagtactgctacagtgttagggatagggatgctgtaatagtgatagaggatgctgtaatagtattttgaggatgaaaatttgaggtagctgttggagatggtctaaccaTATTCCAATTACCACAATCCACCCTCGAGGAAGTGAAAACTCTACGAGCCGTTGCAGACGTATTGTTATTATAACTATTTATCTATATTGAATTTTGTGTTAAAAAGatagataaaaattataaaatacataaaaaaaatatcaaatgtatAGATATCATATTAGAATGAAGTACGAACAACCCCACATACGGGCCTTTCCCTCCACCCCGACCTCACCAACCTCCCCACCCGCAACCGCGCAGCCACTTTGCCATCGAGCTCCCTCCCCCCAGCAGTCGCATCGCGTGCCTCCACTCCAGTCCTACACACGCGTCCCTCCCCCCACTCAACGCCGGTGCAAGCGTACGCAACAGCATAATTTTCCGGTCCCGAACGCTTTGCGGAAAGCTCAGCAGAGAAAATAAAGTCGTGGCGTGCGTACCAGCGCCCGGCGGTCCTAGAATAGGATAGCCACTCCACCCGCCCGTGCCGCGCTGTGCGGCACCGGGGGATCGGATAGCGCCACACCACGGCAGGCGGCATCGGCGCATCGCGCACCTTTCCGTCCCCAACTTGCGTGCGGCCAAGACGGCATCGCGCGCCCACGCCAGGCCACAGGATGCGGTCTCATCGGGAACCTTATCtccgccgcgcgcgcgcgcgccaaCCGCCACACATACACCCCGCGGGCACGGCACGGTCCCCCGGTCTGGCCCGTATCCCTGGCGCGGCGAGAGCGAGATAAAAGGGCACCCAGCCGAATCGGCACGGTGGCACGACCGGGCGGATACGAGGGCACCTCAGGAGAGTCAGGCGCGCGGCATGGGTGACGCAACAGCCCACGCCGATGCACGCCCTGCGGGATGCAGATGCCGCCGGGGTGTCCAGTAACATCTGATACTTGGTAAAGCAATACTTCACAAAAACTCTTAACTCATTCAATAAATTTATACATAGCAGGCCTACCAGAGAGTTCATGCAGATAAAAACCAAACTGCTCTTCCACTGAACAAAGTCCAACATCACATTGGATCCAATTAGCTACATACCATACTTATGACCTCAACTTATTTATGCCCACGCCCGTGCACCAACGATTTCCTGCGCATAAACTACAGCGAACAAAAGACGATCGAGTCCAATGGCACATCGGATCCAGTTGCATACTAGAATATCATGATTGTTGTGAACAATACCACGCCTGGCCTCAACAACCGCCGATTAACAGCACGATCACAGCATAAGTACCCACTCGAATAGTCAATCACATGGAACTAGTTGGACGCCCTCCATTCTGGAATCTCACGAAGACAGCTCAgacaaaagaacaaaaaatgCATATACATGAGGCGATTAGCATGGGCAAAAATGTAATGTAATGCAAcacttattttctttccttataAGAGCTCAATGACTTGTCCACTATAACGTCTCGACAAGCATGCCAAATAACATTAAAAACATAACATACCAGCTATAACTTGCCATAATGTAACCTACAAAAATTAGGAACTCTCCAAACACTAATGTGCTTTGCTTAGGAAACATCTTTCTTGGGCACGAGCAAATTGGATTGCCCGGGGAAAAAACCCAAGGAATCCCCCTCCCAAGCACTCACAGGGCCATCATACCAACAACTATAGTATTAAGGCACTTAATTCACACGCAGAAATTCACGGTTCTCAGGAAGTCATCCATGCCGCGACCCAGGTCGCAACCGGCCATCTCCGGGAAGACGGCGTTGATGTCGTCGAGGTCAAGATCAAGCACCAGCTCCTCATCCCCAAAGTCCCCCAGCAGCATGTCCTGTTCGTCATCCAAGCAAAACGGCAACTCGGAAACATCCAGGGCGTCCAGCCCAGCACGGAAGTCCATCGGGTCGATGTCCGGCAGCTGTAGCCCGCGCAGAAGATCCTGGTAGAACTCTGGGTCGTCCGGCAGCTGCGCGGAATCAATGGAGGGCGGGATGGGGGTTGGAGCCGGCTCCGGCGACAGCAGCTTCGGCGCAGGCTTGGTGGCCTCAAGAACGGAGGACGGCGAGGGGTGGGCGAACGGAGCAGCCGAGGTGGACGACGAAGAGGAGGCCGTCGGGGTGGTACTTGCCGACGGAGCAGGTGAGGATGTGGCCACGGGCTGCCCACGGCGGCGACGTTTCTCCTCGGCGAAGCTCCGGGAGGCAGATAGGTAGGCAGAAGAGGCCGCCGTGGCGGTATCAAAGGTGCCAAGCCACTGTCTCTTGCCGGTGAACGGGTTGCGGATCTCCGCCGCCCACTTGCCCCACTTGCGGAGCCTCACACCACGGTAGCTCTCCGGCTTCCCGCCGCTGGTGTATGCAGCCCCAGTGGCCGCAGGAGTAACCGGCTTTGCCGCTGCCTTGCCGACGAACAGCTCGAAGGAGAAGCGCTTGGATTTTGCGCCAGTTGTGGCGCAGGCCTCTTCGTCTTCAGAGTCCGAATCCGTCGCATCGGGGTCCTCGAAGAGGACACGGACGCGGCGCCTCGGCTGCACCACCGCCGGCGGCTGAGGCTTGGCCTTCAAGAGACTCTTGGAGGGCTTAAGACCAAAACCTGAGATCATCTTGGTCTTGGGCTTCTTCGCCAGAGCCTTCTTTATCAGAATCTGCTGGTGGTTCAACGGAGCCATCTCCCTTCTATCTACGCCGGAAGGAACTCCAAAATTTCTCGCCAAAATTACCAAAATTGAAGGGGGGAAACTCTAAAAGGAAAAACTTTTTTTTCTGATGAGTGCAAAAAATTGACGGAGCCCAGCACGAATCGGCCGAATCCGTCAGTCTCCTCGACAGAAGCCACACGACCTTATGTGGAGGAATCCGGAATATTTGACCCCGAACCCGTCCCTGCAACATCACAAGGAAGCATACGTCAAAACGCCATGAAAACCCAACcaagaaccccccccccccccagatcTGGACGAACAGGGCGGTAAAACCCGGTCAAAACCTCTCAGATCGGTGAAAAGGTGATTTTTAATGGGGGAATAGGCGGACAAACCTGAGCATCGACGAGCACTTGTTCCAGCCGTTGAGCACCAGGCGCATATATCGGCGGGTACAGGCGAGGGCTTGGACGAGGAGGACGGCaacgacggcggcgaggagcaCGACGACCAGATCGGAGAAGGGGCAACAAGACATATACGAGAGCTGGCACGCGTGGTGATCTTGCGGCTCTTCTTCTCCGacgccggcgccgtcgccgtcgcttCCGGCCTCCCTCACACTCGCTTAAACCCCAACCCAAAGTGGCGAGAGGAGCGAAAGGGGTTGGCCAAGCTTCCTCCTCCGATATTTAATCCGCTTCCCCATCCACGAGACCACGAGGTTGTGCCCACTGCACCGCGCCGAAGATTACACGATAAGTATGAAATCCACCCGTTGGACTGACGCGTGGGTCCAATAATTTCCCTGGCCCATATGTCATTATGGAAAATCCGGCTACCGGAAAGCGACGAAAGGACGGCCGTGATGTGCTGGCGCTGGACGTACAAAGATCTGCGAATTCTGTTTGTTACGCACACAGTGACTGGTGGGCCCAAATTACAATCCGACCCCACCGTCAGTATGGAACGTTTACGTTTTCCAGTAAGAACTCTTCCGCGCAACTGTACGGAAGCATGCTGAGATTTTTCCCCTGACATGTGGACCTACATAACATGTTCCCACTAATCATGGAGATAATGACCGAATGCATTAGGTGGTGAATATTTCGAGGGGTTTTAAGGTAGCATGGTCTCATGGGAATGGCCGACGAGAGGCGGCAGTAGAAATGATAAACCTCCACCTATACGGTTGGAAATATGATTGTACAAAATTTACTGTTGGAAATATAgttattataaatattttttatttatacgatattaataaaatatatgtgagtGAAATTTAGGAAGTGAGATTTAAGAAATTGGTTGAAGCGTGTAAAGAAATAAAGAGAGAAATTTTTGAATAGACTCTTTATATAAAGATATAAAGAATGAGATTTAGGAAATATAGGTTAGAGATGTTTAGAGGAGAAATAAAATGGAATGAAATAAAGGGAAACGCAACGAAAGGCCACGGACATTTGGTGCCGTTCGTTTTTTTTGGCACATATGACACGTGGACATGTTTGTGCGAGTATCTCGCCTGCAACCAACCCCGCATTTGACATTTTCCGTTCAGCAAATTTGCTCTTCAGCGTTCTGTCACTGCAGGGAAAAAACAGAGAGGCAAATGATGTGTTTTTGTTTATTCACGTATGCTAAGGAAAAACACTCCGAACTTGGACAAATTATGACATTTTACAGTAAAACTCTTTCATGTACTACTTAGTATTCGCACACGGACACTACGTTTGAAACGTGTTTGCATTTACACGGCAAATTATGCTGTACTTGGAAGATACTCTCTCCGATTTTaaatatagattattttagatttatacataaaaattaagaaaaaaatataaaaatataaaaataacttatatttaaaaaaCACTTAAAAGATAAAACAATCTACGTTTACAACAGAAAGAGTAGAATTGACGGAGCGGAAAGGACATCGGAAAACAACAGGACAATTTCTAGCGGATGCATGGCTGGGCGGCTGGCCCTTGCGCCAAGCGCTTTGCAGTTGGCACGCCGAGGTGCGTGCCCGTGTGGACTCTTCTTGTGCGGCCGCCACGCAGACCCAGGTGCGTGCGCCTGGCGCCTGCCAAACGTGGTCATGTGAACAAAAAATCTGTCGACTCCTGTGGGGCCCGGGAAGAAGTCTTTGTCGGTTGGTGTGCCAAAATTGCGTATTCGTTCCGCTTTTTCGAGGCGTGCCGTCCTGACCGGGATGCACGTGAGAGGCTCGTGCGATAGTAGTATTTATTTCGTTCGGTGAGATAGTTTTGCTGGAAAAAATTCCTTTTTCCCAAAAGTAGCAGCGGCGGGGTCTATTCAGAGCTGTGAGATCACCTCTCATGATAAAAATTAGTTGGAACTAATGTGAAACGGTAgtgtgtaatttttattttaaattgatTTCATAGTAGTAATTATTATAAATAAATCAGATACTGTGAACTGGAAATTTTAACTTTTCTTGATATGCTTTTTCTATAGAAttatttcttttataaaatttatcttgGAAAATAACTATTAAATaatcatttttctttgaaaatttAGATGGGAGAACCAATGCAAAACAGATCTAATATATTCCTTCCAGTTGTGCGGGGAAATCAGAGGGGCGTGGCAAAGCGAAGCAGGTGAGCTACACGTATGTATCGCAAGGCAGCGCGTGCGTGCCGCGTTACACGGCGGCCCAGTTGCAACGAACCTGAGCGTGTTTTCATGCACAGATCTTTAATGCCACTACAAAATTTAATCGGATCTGGAACCCTTTTTGTCTTCCAATCGTGTGTGCTGCTCGGTGCGATGGCCGCTTGCCGGTTGGCACGCCGAGCCCAGTGTCCAGTCCAGTTCAGTCCTGGTGCAAGGGTTCGAAAATTCGTTGTAAACTATTCACGATATTAGGACAATTCGCTAGACCCATATTCAGAGATTGAACGGTTTTcgtatttaatttaaaaaaagtaaatcggatttaaaaataaaaaaatcataaaaaaactaaagagaatTTTAAGACTATTTGTGAAaagaaagttaaaaaaaatatcatttgtaTCAGAAAATATGTGTCAAAACATTGATAGttcaaaaaagaacaaaaaatagaaaagactGAAACATGTCGAATGCGCAGTGCAAACAGCCCGTTTCGGCCCAGCTCGATGGGGGTAAGGGCAGAAATAGGATAAGGTCTTCACTGAGTTCCCCTCACTTTGTCTAGAGCAAAAACGACGCCACCTCCTCGAGCCTGGCCAGATTCGTTGCGTAGCCAAGGAAATTCGGTGGAGAAAGCGAAAAAACGGTGCGAAGGAGTAGGTAACCGAGCGCATTGCAGCGGTATTTGTGATTTGCAGAGGAAAAAGCGAGCGCCTGACGCCCAACAGCATTTCAACTCAGTTCGACTGGTAAGCACATAAAGTTGAGTTATTTTTTTGCTTAATGTTGTTGGTATGTGCTCGTAGGAGGTCGTCAGTGCGGTTAGTTGTCGATGCGGTCAAAACCAATGGATGTTATTGTGTGATGTGCTCGATTTTCGTCCTGATGCGGTTGGTTTTAGGTCATGTGCCCTTGGTTAATATATTTTACTGATCAGTTCGTGTGTGTTA includes:
- the LOC133900140 gene encoding ethylene-responsive transcription factor 3-like — translated: MAPLNHQQILIKKALAKKPKTKMISGFGLKPSKSLLKAKPQPPAVVQPRRRVRVLFEDPDATDSDSEDEEACATTGAKSKRFSFELFVGKAAAKPVTPAATGAAYTSGGKPESYRGVRLRKWGKWAAEIRNPFTGKRQWLGTFDTATAASSAYLSASRSFAEEKRRRRGQPVATSSPAPSASTTPTASSSSSTSAAPFAHPSPSSVLEATKPAPKLLSPEPAPTPIPPSIDSAQLPDDPEFYQDLLRGLQLPDIDPMDFRAGLDALDVSELPFCLDDEQDMLLGDFGDEELVLDLDLDDINAVFPEMAGCDLGRGMDDFLRTVNFCV